One stretch of Aquimarina sp. Aq107 DNA includes these proteins:
- a CDS encoding RagB/SusD family nutrient uptake outer membrane protein yields MKIKFKNLINIGICTFLLSVGSCTDDLDVEVNDDQNQTTDEFFSSDQAYLQALGKLYSGLAVSGQLGPGDSDISGIDAGFGQYLRGFWQLQELPTDEAVIAWGDPDLPVLNFGQWTSSNAFVRAFYDRANFQVSSVNEYLRQTTDGKLDSRGVSAALRTEIQGFRAEARFLRALSHFHLIDMFGNIAFFTENDPVVGFIPPQVSRKEAFDFVVSELLAIEDEMPAPRTNSYPRADQAAVWMLLSKLYLNAEVYTGVEMYTESLEYTNKILNVGFDLVDDYQKLFLADNNFNGSQSESIFSVAFDGINTQSFGGTTFLTHAPIGGNIRPRAFGIDGGWFGVRTTESFVELFGNSSGSFEIYEYDNDLRLLAEDAGTLKAFDADGDFEYLGTDENNINPAFDSNEVYNYNFLTGVITNNGAEVPAPTMAVSIASQPLWNDSRGKFYSNGQTLEIATLSNYSDGYAIQKWRNVGVDLAPGSDGTGTHVDADFHMFRLGEVFLNYAEAVVRGGTGGTPNDAVGYVNQLRERAYGDSSGNINAGDLTLDFLLDERGRELYWEGQRRTDLIRFEQFTGGTYLWPFKNGATNGSPLPPHISLFPIPSTELVANPNINQNSGY; encoded by the coding sequence ATGAAGATAAAATTTAAAAACTTAATAAACATTGGTATATGCACGTTCCTATTATCTGTAGGGTCTTGTACTGATGATTTAGATGTAGAAGTTAATGATGATCAGAATCAAACTACGGATGAATTCTTTAGTTCTGATCAAGCATATTTGCAAGCACTTGGTAAGCTATACTCTGGACTAGCGGTAAGTGGTCAGTTAGGTCCGGGTGATAGTGACATTTCAGGTATTGACGCAGGTTTCGGCCAATACTTAAGAGGATTTTGGCAACTACAAGAATTACCAACAGATGAAGCTGTAATTGCTTGGGGAGATCCTGATCTACCTGTATTAAATTTTGGACAATGGACTTCTAGTAATGCTTTTGTAAGAGCGTTCTATGATAGAGCTAATTTTCAGGTTTCATCGGTAAACGAATATTTGAGACAAACGACGGATGGCAAATTAGATTCGAGAGGAGTATCTGCAGCTTTAAGAACAGAAATTCAAGGATTTAGAGCTGAGGCTCGTTTCTTAAGAGCATTAAGTCATTTTCATTTGATCGATATGTTTGGGAATATTGCTTTCTTCACAGAAAATGATCCAGTAGTTGGATTTATTCCTCCACAAGTTTCTAGAAAAGAAGCATTTGATTTTGTGGTATCTGAGTTATTAGCTATCGAAGATGAAATGCCAGCACCACGAACAAATTCATATCCAAGAGCTGACCAAGCTGCGGTATGGATGCTATTATCAAAACTTTACTTAAATGCAGAAGTATATACTGGTGTAGAAATGTATACAGAAAGTTTAGAATACACTAATAAAATATTGAACGTAGGTTTTGATTTAGTAGATGATTATCAAAAACTTTTCTTAGCAGACAATAATTTTAATGGTTCTCAAAGCGAGAGTATCTTCAGCGTTGCTTTTGATGGAATTAACACACAATCTTTTGGAGGAACGACTTTCTTAACACATGCTCCAATTGGTGGAAATATTCGACCTAGAGCCTTTGGTATAGATGGTGGATGGTTTGGAGTACGAACTACAGAATCTTTTGTTGAGTTATTTGGAAATAGTAGTGGATCCTTTGAAATCTATGAATATGATAATGATTTAAGATTATTAGCTGAAGACGCAGGTACATTAAAAGCATTTGATGCGGATGGTGATTTTGAATATCTAGGGACTGATGAAAATAACATTAATCCTGCTTTTGACTCAAACGAAGTTTATAACTATAACTTTTTAACCGGTGTTATCACAAACAACGGTGCTGAAGTACCAGCACCAACTATGGCAGTTTCGATTGCTTCTCAACCACTTTGGAATGACTCAAGAGGAAAATTCTATTCAAACGGTCAAACTCTTGAGATTGCAACACTTTCAAATTATTCTGATGGATATGCAATACAAAAATGGAGAAACGTTGGAGTAGATTTAGCACCAGGATCAGATGGAACAGGGACACATGTAGATGCTGATTTTCACATGTTTAGACTTGGAGAAGTTTTCTTAAACTATGCCGAAGCTGTAGTAAGAGGTGGTACAGGAGGTACTCCTAATGATGCTGTAGGATATGTTAATCAACTAAGAGAACGTGCTTATGGTGACTCTAGCGGAAATATAAATGCTGGAGATCTTACATTAGACTTCTTACTTGATGAAAGAGGAAGAGAATTATACTGGGAAGGCCAGCGAAGAACGGATCTAATAAGATTCGAACAATTTACTGGAGGAACCTATTTATGGCCATTTAAAAATGGAGCAACCAATGGTTCTCCACTACCTCCTCACATAAGCCTTTTCCCAATCCCGTCTACTGAATTAGTAGCAAATCCAAACATTAATCAAAACTCAGGTTATTAA
- a CDS encoding alpha-amylase family glycosyl hydrolase, translating into MKKFTLLFMFFLGLIMSNAQQQNATFTITPSAFNEDDEITITVSGVDLSAWGTTDLYLWAWYFDSPTATAAINSPNNGDWTDSSNSAQPQVFTDNGNGTYSITLTPTTFYGTTGIDRIGMLAKAQDGTGDNKTQDNVVNVGIFQLTLDAPTESVSIIDNGNDLTITATSTVNADFELFANGASVDTQANITNYTTNYTITEGVDFELVATETGTTNSLSETFSAITTPVVTEVPVPAGMKDGLNLDGTSATFVLYAPGKNYVHLKGNFNNNDWTLDNTYLLNKDSAQDRFWITLDNLTNNANILYQYVVDASISVADPYSTLILSEFNDSFIDNVTFPDLPSYPTGKTNDAVSWFKTGEAPYIWQTTGFQRPEVTDLVIYELLIRDFDNLHSFDAVKARLDYLEDLGVNAIELMPVSEFDGNISWGYNPSFHMALDKYYGTPTAFKQFIDECHARGIAVILDVVYNHATGQNPYYRMWNDCNGCYNGQATAENPIFRETDSNPTFSFFNDIDHESQATEDYIDRLNEYWLTEYNIDGFRFDFTKGFTNTIGDGGSFDQSRIDILTRMNTAIQAVDADAYVILEHFAPNSEETILINEGMLVWGNSNFNYNQATMGYGDSNFQSVSYLSRGWTTPSNISYMESHDEERLMYKNIQFGNDTNSPTYDITELSTALDRVELAGAFYFTIPGPKMIWQFGELGYGFSINRCEDGSIDDGCRTNPKPIRWDYLNVTDRTDVYDVYTKLIDLKLNEKIFATNDFALSLSSTTSKKIQLTDASATGDEIEYVTIIGNFGVSTISINPTFQETGTWYDLLDEAGSSIEVTDVNAVISLQPGEFKIYANQQRSLSTQDFIKGNSFNAYPNPAKTTFSIDESVQKVFVYNITGSLAKKFEGNFEPGTNFEIGELARGLYLVQIQNEKGIASTKLSLR; encoded by the coding sequence ATGAAAAAGTTTACTTTATTATTTATGTTCTTTCTAGGACTCATTATGTCTAATGCCCAACAACAAAATGCAACTTTTACAATTACTCCTTCAGCTTTTAACGAAGATGATGAAATCACAATTACTGTATCTGGAGTAGATCTTAGTGCATGGGGGACAACAGACTTATACTTATGGGCATGGTATTTTGATAGCCCAACTGCAACAGCTGCCATCAACTCTCCAAATAATGGTGATTGGACAGATTCATCAAATAGTGCTCAACCTCAAGTTTTTACTGATAATGGAAATGGAACATATTCTATTACATTAACGCCAACTACTTTTTATGGTACTACTGGGATTGATCGTATAGGTATGTTAGCGAAAGCTCAGGATGGTACTGGTGATAATAAAACTCAAGACAATGTGGTCAACGTAGGTATCTTTCAACTTACTTTGGATGCTCCTACCGAATCCGTAAGTATCATTGATAATGGAAATGATCTTACTATTACTGCTACTTCTACCGTAAATGCAGATTTTGAACTTTTTGCTAACGGTGCATCCGTTGATACGCAAGCAAATATTACAAATTACACTACTAATTATACTATTACAGAAGGAGTTGACTTTGAGCTAGTGGCCACAGAAACTGGAACAACAAACTCTTTATCAGAAACTTTTTCAGCCATTACTACTCCTGTAGTTACTGAAGTTCCTGTGCCTGCTGGCATGAAGGATGGATTGAATCTAGATGGAACGTCTGCGACATTCGTATTATACGCTCCCGGAAAAAACTATGTGCATTTAAAAGGGAATTTCAATAACAATGACTGGACTCTTGACAACACATATCTATTAAATAAAGATAGTGCACAAGACAGGTTTTGGATTACTTTAGATAACCTAACTAATAATGCAAATATTCTATATCAATATGTAGTGGATGCTTCTATATCAGTTGCTGACCCCTACTCTACCCTAATATTATCTGAATTTAATGATTCATTTATAGACAATGTAACTTTTCCTGATTTACCAAGTTATCCAACTGGAAAAACTAATGATGCTGTATCCTGGTTTAAAACTGGAGAAGCGCCATACATTTGGCAAACTACCGGTTTTCAAAGACCGGAGGTTACCGATTTAGTTATTTATGAGTTGCTGATTCGTGATTTTGATAATTTACATTCTTTTGATGCCGTTAAAGCAAGACTAGATTATTTAGAAGATTTAGGTGTAAATGCAATCGAATTAATGCCTGTATCAGAATTTGATGGAAACATTAGTTGGGGATACAACCCTTCATTTCACATGGCATTGGATAAGTATTATGGAACTCCTACTGCATTTAAACAATTTATAGATGAATGTCATGCTAGAGGGATTGCGGTTATATTAGATGTTGTTTACAATCATGCTACTGGTCAAAACCCTTATTATAGAATGTGGAATGATTGTAATGGTTGCTATAATGGTCAGGCGACTGCAGAGAACCCAATATTTAGGGAAACTGATTCTAATCCGACTTTTTCATTCTTTAATGATATAGATCATGAATCACAAGCTACAGAAGATTATATTGATCGATTAAACGAATATTGGTTAACAGAATACAATATTGATGGTTTTAGATTTGACTTCACCAAGGGATTTACTAACACTATTGGCGATGGAGGATCATTTGATCAAAGCCGAATTGATATACTTACCAGAATGAATACAGCGATTCAAGCTGTTGATGCTGATGCATATGTTATTCTTGAACATTTCGCCCCAAATTCTGAAGAAACCATCTTAATTAATGAAGGTATGCTTGTTTGGGGGAATAGTAATTTCAACTATAATCAAGCTACAATGGGGTATGGAGATTCTAATTTTCAATCCGTTTCTTATTTATCTCGTGGTTGGACTACTCCATCAAATATTAGTTATATGGAGAGCCATGATGAAGAACGTTTGATGTATAAAAACATTCAATTCGGAAATGACACCAATTCTCCAACCTACGATATAACCGAACTATCTACTGCGTTGGATCGAGTAGAACTTGCCGGTGCATTTTACTTTACTATTCCAGGACCAAAAATGATTTGGCAATTTGGCGAATTAGGATATGGTTTTAGCATTAATCGTTGTGAAGATGGTAGTATAGATGATGGATGTAGAACAAATCCAAAACCTATCCGTTGGGATTATTTAAACGTTACTGATAGAACGGATGTATATGATGTATATACTAAGTTAATTGATCTGAAGTTAAATGAGAAGATATTTGCAACTAATGACTTCGCACTATCATTATCATCAACCACATCAAAGAAAATTCAACTTACGGATGCTTCTGCGACAGGAGATGAAATAGAATATGTAACCATTATTGGAAATTTTGGAGTTAGTACCATTTCTATCAATCCTACTTTTCAAGAAACTGGAACTTGGTATGATTTATTAGATGAAGCAGGATCTTCTATAGAAGTGACTGATGTAAACGCCGTTATTTCATTACAACCTGGTGAATTTAAAATATATGCGAATCAACAACGTAGTTTAAGTACTCAGGATTTTATTAAAGGGAATAGTTTTAACGCATACCCTAACCCTGCTAAAACTACATTTAGTATTGATGAATCTGTACAGAAAGTATTTGTTTATAATATCACTGGTTCATTAGCCAAGAAATTTGAAGGTAATTTTGAACCGGGAACTAATTTTGAAATAGGAGAATTAGCCCGCGGATTGTACTTAGTACAAATCCAAAATGAAAAAGGAATAGCCTCCACCAAGTTAAGTTTACGCTAA
- a CDS encoding peptidase domain-containing ABC transporter, translated as MPKFPFYKQAESKDCGPTCIKIIAKHYGKVLNTQKLRSLSETTREGSSLLGLSEAVESIGFRSLGVKLSLDQLLEVPLPCIVHWNKVHYVVVYKVKTTKKGGMTIYVSDPAHGLITYTKEEFIKAWIGNNADQTSEEGVALLVEPTPKFYNDNLDEKDEEFGFKFISKYVFQYKKFIFQLILGLTAGSLLQLITPFLTQSIVDVGIENEDINFVYLVLIAQLSLFIGRTLIDVLRSWILLHLSTRINISLISDFFIKLMNLPISYFDVKMTGDLLQRINDHKRIEQILTMSSLNVLFSMVNLIVFSIVLIYYSFSIFSVFAIGSAFYFAWILIFFKKRKKLDYKRFSQISEEQSKVIELVNGMQEIKLHNAEKRKRWNWEFVQAKLFKISIENLALEQYQSVGSAFINELKNILITVLSALLVIDGEITLGMMLAITSIVGQLNAPITQLINFLRELQDAQISLERLGEIHNKEDEEKSGEEKIREIPDNSGFEIKNLSFRYVGSDKPVLQNLKLSIPANKITAVVGVSGSGKTTLMKILLKFYEPDEGQIFIGSHDLQHVSQKSWRDQFGVVMQEGYIFNDTIANNIAVGEDYVDKKKLAHAVDVANIKEFVESLPLSYNTKIGMEGVGLSTGQKQRLFIARAVYKNPKFLFFDEATSALDANNEKVIMEKLDTFFKDKTVMVIAHRLSTVKNADQIVVLDKGEIIEVGNHESLIKEKGSYYNLVKNQLELGK; from the coding sequence ATGCCTAAATTTCCTTTTTACAAACAAGCCGAATCAAAAGATTGTGGACCTACTTGTATTAAAATCATAGCTAAACATTACGGAAAAGTACTAAACACTCAGAAACTTAGATCTCTAAGTGAGACAACAAGAGAAGGAAGTTCTTTACTCGGTTTAAGCGAAGCTGTAGAAAGTATTGGATTTAGATCATTAGGAGTAAAACTATCCTTAGATCAATTATTAGAAGTTCCTTTGCCTTGTATAGTACACTGGAACAAAGTACATTATGTAGTAGTTTATAAAGTCAAAACTACCAAAAAAGGAGGTATGACAATTTATGTGTCAGACCCTGCCCATGGTTTAATTACATACACCAAAGAAGAATTCATTAAAGCTTGGATTGGTAATAATGCTGATCAAACTAGTGAAGAAGGTGTTGCATTATTAGTTGAACCAACACCAAAATTCTACAATGATAATTTAGATGAGAAAGATGAAGAGTTTGGTTTCAAATTTATTTCTAAATATGTTTTCCAATACAAAAAATTCATTTTTCAACTTATTCTTGGATTAACTGCAGGGAGTTTATTACAATTAATTACTCCTTTTCTTACTCAGAGTATCGTTGATGTAGGTATCGAAAACGAAGATATTAATTTTGTATATCTAGTGTTAATCGCACAATTATCGCTCTTTATTGGAAGAACTTTAATAGATGTTCTACGAAGTTGGATTTTATTACATTTAAGTACTAGAATAAATATTTCTCTAATATCAGATTTCTTTATTAAGTTAATGAATCTACCCATCTCCTATTTTGATGTAAAAATGACTGGAGATTTATTACAGCGGATTAATGACCATAAAAGGATAGAACAGATCCTTACTATGTCCTCATTAAACGTATTATTTTCGATGGTGAACTTAATCGTTTTTAGTATTGTTCTTATTTATTACAGTTTCTCCATTTTTTCAGTTTTTGCAATTGGTAGTGCTTTTTACTTTGCTTGGATATTAATATTTTTCAAAAAACGTAAAAAATTAGATTATAAACGTTTTTCCCAAATCAGTGAAGAACAGAGCAAGGTAATTGAGTTGGTAAATGGTATGCAGGAAATTAAACTCCACAATGCCGAAAAAAGAAAAAGGTGGAATTGGGAATTTGTACAAGCTAAGCTTTTCAAAATATCTATAGAAAACCTAGCTTTAGAACAATATCAAAGTGTTGGTTCTGCTTTTATAAACGAGCTAAAAAACATACTAATTACTGTTCTTTCTGCTTTATTGGTGATTGACGGAGAAATTACTTTGGGTATGATGCTGGCAATTACATCTATCGTAGGACAATTAAATGCTCCAATTACTCAATTGATTAATTTCTTAAGAGAATTGCAAGACGCTCAGATTTCATTAGAACGTCTTGGAGAAATTCATAATAAGGAAGACGAAGAAAAATCCGGAGAAGAAAAGATTCGGGAAATTCCAGATAATTCTGGTTTTGAAATTAAAAATCTTAGTTTTAGATATGTTGGTTCGGACAAACCTGTCTTACAAAATTTAAAACTCTCTATTCCTGCTAATAAAATAACAGCAGTAGTAGGTGTAAGTGGTAGCGGAAAAACTACCCTTATGAAAATTCTACTAAAGTTTTACGAACCTGATGAAGGACAAATATTTATCGGCTCTCATGATTTACAACACGTATCTCAGAAATCTTGGAGAGATCAATTTGGGGTTGTGATGCAAGAAGGTTATATATTTAATGATACAATTGCTAATAACATTGCGGTTGGAGAAGATTATGTAGACAAGAAAAAATTAGCTCATGCTGTAGATGTAGCTAATATCAAGGAATTTGTAGAATCTTTACCATTATCTTATAACACCAAAATAGGAATGGAAGGTGTGGGATTAAGTACTGGTCAAAAACAAAGATTATTTATTGCTAGAGCTGTATACAAAAACCCTAAATTTTTATTCTTTGACGAAGCAACTTCTGCTCTAGATGCCAATAATGAGAAGGTTATCATGGAAAAATTAGATACTTTTTTCAAAGATAAAACAGTTATGGTAATAGCACACAGATTAAGTACTGTTAAAAATGCAGATCAGATTGTAGTGCTTGATAAGGGAGAAATTATAGAAGTAGGAAATCATGAATCATTGATCAAAGAAAAAGGAAGCTATTATAATTTGGTTAAAAATCAATTAGAATTAGGAAAGTAA
- a CDS encoding DUF6734 family protein, whose translation MKIIQSFWTKPTYHNSDDANARFNGGWPNQKYAFYSFALSALTINRFYKSNELFTDNRGKELFDDLLELPYSNIHTNLEKINNYHPKLWAFGKLVTCAEQSEPFIHLDNDIFIWDKIPYDIDQYDIIAQNIETNFPGYAKTFKYMLANFDSIPNELINNYYKNGKIQAHNAGFIGGKNNNYFKELYATAKNLIEKNQRHFPYIDIGIFNTIFEQQLGFAITDKNDLKVQYLFDNVQPNFAEIIDLSTVPLISKFIHCIGFAKKSIFACEQIEARLQYHFPEYYKNIKTKLHKLFPYQGFDQEIKPSRLQNIFDFYDFVENVTIEELLTTKFVLKKECIIDFNAEPITIEFTIPYNRKVDKKDLVGWHSILLYFMEPVSIKELYDELSKDEDFLKQFGQDITSFKTRMISFVLEKTLLLEILQPEHVSVSLST comes from the coding sequence ATGAAAATAATTCAAAGTTTTTGGACTAAACCTACATATCACAACTCGGATGATGCAAATGCTAGGTTTAATGGTGGATGGCCAAATCAAAAATATGCATTTTATAGTTTTGCCTTAAGCGCTCTAACCATAAATAGGTTTTACAAATCAAATGAACTATTTACTGACAATAGAGGAAAAGAACTATTTGATGATTTACTAGAATTACCCTATTCTAACATTCATACTAATCTGGAGAAAATCAATAATTATCATCCCAAACTATGGGCTTTTGGGAAGCTCGTTACATGTGCTGAACAAAGTGAACCTTTTATTCACTTAGATAATGATATTTTTATTTGGGACAAAATCCCTTACGATATCGATCAGTATGACATCATTGCTCAAAACATTGAAACAAACTTTCCTGGGTATGCTAAAACATTTAAGTATATGCTCGCAAATTTTGATTCTATACCTAATGAACTCATAAATAACTATTACAAAAACGGTAAAATTCAAGCTCATAATGCCGGCTTTATTGGCGGGAAAAACAATAATTATTTTAAAGAATTGTATGCTACAGCTAAAAACTTAATAGAAAAAAACCAACGTCATTTCCCTTATATAGATATTGGAATATTCAATACTATTTTCGAACAACAACTGGGATTTGCTATTACGGATAAAAACGATTTAAAAGTTCAATATTTATTTGATAACGTACAACCAAATTTTGCAGAAATCATTGATTTAAGTACAGTACCCCTTATTTCTAAATTCATTCATTGTATTGGATTTGCTAAAAAATCAATTTTTGCTTGCGAACAAATTGAAGCCAGACTTCAATATCATTTCCCGGAATATTATAAGAATATAAAAACTAAACTCCATAAACTTTTTCCTTATCAAGGTTTTGATCAAGAAATTAAGCCTTCTAGATTACAGAATATATTTGATTTTTATGATTTTGTAGAAAACGTAACTATTGAAGAATTGCTAACAACCAAGTTTGTTTTAAAAAAAGAATGTATTATCGATTTTAATGCAGAGCCAATCACTATAGAATTTACAATTCCATATAATAGAAAAGTAGATAAAAAAGATCTTGTTGGTTGGCATAGTATTTTACTATATTTTATGGAACCTGTTTCCATAAAAGAACTATATGATGAATTATCAAAAGATGAAGATTTCTTAAAACAGTTTGGACAAGACATTACAAGTTTTAAAACTAGGATGATTTCTTTTGTACTAGAAAAAACGTTATTATTAGAAATCCTACAACCAGAACATGTTAGCGTTTCGCTATCAACTTAA
- a CDS encoding HlyD family secretion protein: protein MPDNLDDIQLRSEEVQEILTRVPHWMIRWGNLLILVLILLLLFLSWMLKYPDTIPAQAIITTNFPLQKEQANVSEKIEAILVKEGDTVPEGTPLAILRNTANYLDVFSLKRVIDTITINNRKIEFPFAQMPPILELGDIQTSYATFENSYIEYSLNKDLQPYSDENLANQISLSELYRRQEGILSQKKVEKSALSFKKKAFDRQQELYDKGSISQQEYEASKIEYLQFENNYKNYDSQLSQIKEGISNAQKTSKGAEFNQQREEISLRNKVIQSFDQLKKSIKDWELRYLLQSDIEGRVSFSNYRFENENVTAGDIVFIVIPIQESSSYVAKIKAPTQNSGKIKLGQKANIKLENFPDDEFGMLQGTVDYISMLPDKDGLYLIDVKLPKKLITTYNKEIPFQQEMRGSVEIITEDLRLIERFFYQFRSIMDK from the coding sequence ATGCCAGATAATTTAGACGACATACAATTAAGAAGTGAAGAAGTTCAAGAGATTTTAACTCGAGTACCGCATTGGATGATTCGATGGGGGAATCTATTAATATTAGTATTAATTCTATTATTGTTATTTCTGTCATGGATGCTTAAATATCCCGATACTATTCCTGCACAAGCAATAATAACAACAAATTTTCCACTACAAAAAGAACAAGCAAATGTCAGTGAAAAAATAGAAGCAATACTAGTAAAAGAAGGAGATACGGTTCCCGAAGGAACTCCATTGGCCATTTTAAGGAATACAGCAAACTATTTAGATGTTTTTAGTCTCAAAAGAGTTATTGACACTATTACGATTAATAATAGAAAAATAGAGTTCCCATTCGCCCAAATGCCTCCAATACTTGAATTAGGAGATATACAAACAAGCTATGCAACTTTTGAAAACAGTTATATTGAGTATAGTTTAAATAAGGATTTGCAACCTTATTCGGATGAAAATTTAGCTAATCAGATATCTTTATCAGAATTGTATAGAAGACAAGAAGGCATCTTAAGTCAAAAAAAGGTGGAAAAAAGTGCCTTAAGTTTTAAGAAAAAAGCTTTTGACAGGCAGCAAGAGTTATATGATAAAGGAAGTATTTCTCAGCAAGAATATGAAGCATCTAAAATTGAGTATCTGCAGTTTGAGAATAATTATAAAAATTATGACTCCCAACTTTCTCAAATCAAAGAAGGTATAAGTAATGCACAAAAAACTTCAAAAGGAGCTGAATTTAATCAACAACGAGAGGAAATTAGCCTACGTAATAAGGTAATACAATCGTTTGATCAATTGAAAAAAAGTATTAAAGATTGGGAATTAAGATACTTACTGCAGTCTGACATAGAAGGAAGAGTTTCATTTTCAAACTATCGTTTCGAGAACGAAAATGTTACCGCTGGAGATATTGTTTTTATTGTAATCCCAATTCAAGAATCTTCTTCTTATGTGGCTAAAATAAAAGCTCCTACTCAGAATTCTGGAAAAATAAAATTAGGACAAAAAGCGAATATTAAATTAGAAAATTTTCCGGATGATGAGTTCGGGATGTTACAAGGAACAGTAGATTATATATCCATGTTACCAGATAAAGATGGTTTATATCTTATTGATGTAAAACTTCCTAAAAAACTCATAACTACCTATAACAAAGAAATACCTTTTCAACAAGAAATGCGTGGTTCTGTAGAAATAATAACAGAAGATTTAAGACTTATAGAACGGTTCTTTTATCAGTTTAGAAGCATAATGGATAAATAA
- a CDS encoding SusE domain-containing protein — translation MKKIFLTLAILSTLFIGCTSDDNIEDRPIFELAEAPVLTAPEAGTSYVFTFETKDLLAERFTFTDADFNFDSATNYIIQVDTEGNEFASAQELGSGSSLQIPVSVDSFNNAALALGLAPGEPSNVEVRIAANVGAGEPQYSESRIVVITPFTTEAPKFFIIGNFLSAGGYGDDWTPADTLPTIEAAEFGATAFQGYIFLNNASPEFKVLPTNTSFEGDYGDADGSGSSGVLVQEGESNMRVSEAGYYKIDADFTDPENITWTSRKQVWGIIGAATPTGWDSDTDLTYDAAAQTWSIVVDLTVDEFKFRANDNWDDPQDNLGTGAEDGQLGFNGGNLSVDTAGTYLVTLDLSNPNNYTYTLTPQ, via the coding sequence ATGAAAAAAATATTTTTAACATTAGCTATACTAAGTACATTATTTATTGGATGTACAAGTGATGACAACATAGAAGATAGACCAATTTTTGAATTAGCCGAAGCTCCTGTATTAACTGCTCCAGAAGCTGGAACTTCTTATGTATTTACTTTTGAAACTAAAGATCTACTTGCAGAGAGGTTTACATTTACAGATGCAGATTTCAATTTTGATTCTGCTACAAACTATATTATTCAAGTTGACACTGAAGGAAATGAATTCGCTTCTGCTCAAGAACTAGGAAGTGGTAGTTCATTACAAATTCCTGTATCTGTAGATTCTTTTAATAATGCAGCTTTGGCATTAGGTTTAGCTCCAGGAGAGCCTTCTAACGTAGAAGTTAGAATTGCTGCAAATGTTGGAGCTGGAGAACCTCAATATTCTGAATCAAGAATTGTTGTTATAACTCCATTTACTACGGAAGCACCTAAGTTTTTTATTATTGGAAACTTCTTAAGCGCTGGTGGATATGGTGACGATTGGACACCTGCAGATACTTTACCAACTATTGAAGCTGCTGAGTTCGGAGCAACTGCTTTTCAAGGATATATTTTCTTAAACAATGCTAGTCCAGAGTTTAAAGTATTACCTACCAATACTAGTTTTGAAGGAGATTATGGAGATGCTGACGGAAGTGGATCTTCAGGGGTTTTAGTGCAAGAAGGAGAATCTAACATGAGAGTTTCTGAAGCAGGGTACTATAAAATAGATGCCGATTTTACTGATCCAGAAAACATCACTTGGACATCAAGAAAGCAAGTATGGGGTATTATTGGAGCTGCTACACCAACAGGTTGGGATAGTGATACAGATTTAACGTATGATGCCGCTGCTCAAACTTGGAGTATCGTAGTTGACTTAACTGTTGATGAGTTTAAATTTAGAGCTAATGACAACTGGGATGATCCACAGGATAATTTAGGTACTGGAGCAGAAGATGGTCAATTAGGATTTAATGGTGGAAACCTTAGTGTTGATACTGCTGGAACATACTTAGTTACTTTAGACCTAAGTAACCCTAATAATTACACATATACTTTAACACCTCAATAG